ACGACGGGTCTTGCGCGGTCTTCGGCTTCGACGTGGTGCGTGAGGCCGCGAAGGTGCGCTCCTTGATCAATCGGGTCTCAGCGGACCCCTCGTTCTTCCGGAACATGTCCGCGATGGAGAACCTGCTGTTCTTCGGCCGCGTGTACGGGCTGACGCCGGCGGAGATCAGGCGGCTCACGCCGGTGATCTTCGAACGGTTGGGCCTGGAGTGGGACAAGGCCGCAGAGCCGATGAGTCATCTTTCGCGGGGCCAGCAGCAGAAGGTGGCGGTGGCGCGGTCCTTCCTGACCTCGCCGGTGCTGATGCTGCTAGACGAACCCACCACGGGGCTGGACCCGCGCAGCAAGCGCGACGTGCAGGCCTTCATCCGCCAGGTTCGGGCCGAGCACGACGCGACGATCCTGCTGACGACGCACGACATGGACGAGGCGGAAAAGCTCTGCGACCGGATCGCCTTTCTTGCCGGAGGCCGCATTGCCGCGGAGGGCACCCCGGAGGAGTTGCGGCGGCGCGTGGCCGGCGGGCGGCCCCTGGAACTGATCAACATGGAGACGGTTTTCATGGAACTCACGGGCCGGAGCATCGAGGAGGACGAGGAGCCGGAGGAGGTGGCAGTTGGCGCTTAGCGTTGCGGAACGGATCGAGCGCGCCGGGAGCATGAACCCGGCCGGGCTGGCCTGGGCGTTTGTCGAGCGCCAGACGAACCTGTGGAAGCGCTACTGGGCCTGGGAACTGGTCTGGCTGCTGTACGGCGTCGTCAACACGCTGGCGATTACGTTCATCGCGGAGCAGGTTGACCAGGCGGGACTCGCCGGCGGGCAGGACGTATCGGGCCTGGTCCTCTTCCTGCTCATAGGCACCCTGGTCTGGGCCTATCTCTCCGCGGTGCTGGACGACATCAGCCTCGTGGTTACGTGGGAGCGCTGGGAAGGGACGATCGAGCACACGCTGATGGCGCCCGTGCCCCGCATGCTGCACCTGGTAGGCATGTCTGTGTTCGGGGTGCTGCACGCCGTCGTGCGCACACTGCTGATCTTCGCCTGCGCCGTCCCGTTCTTCACGGTGGACCTGAGCTCGGCGAACTGGTCCTCGGCCGCGCT
This DNA window, taken from Dehalococcoidia bacterium, encodes the following:
- a CDS encoding ABC transporter permease gives rise to the protein MALSVAERIERAGSMNPAGLAWAFVERQTNLWKRYWAWELVWLLYGVVNTLAITFIAEQVDQAGLAGGQDVSGLVLFLLIGTLVWAYLSAVLDDISLVVTWERWEGTIEHTLMAPVPRMLHLVGMSVFGVLHAVVRTLLIFACAVPFFTVDLSSANWSSAALVLGIGSFSVAGLAILAGVLPLLYPERGTQMSFMIQSALLLVSGVYYSVEVLPGWLQALSTISPATYILEGIRGALVDGETPADLAGTLVTLAGFGVLLLPGGMAVFAAGERWAKKTGRLKRQG
- a CDS encoding ABC transporter ATP-binding protein gives rise to the protein MNSIPLRVDNLTKSFGGGRDLLDVLPWARKRNARQGPSVVVRSVSFEVERGEIYGVIGANGSGKSTLIRMLSTLLLPDDGSCAVFGFDVVREAAKVRSLINRVSADPSFFRNMSAMENLLFFGRVYGLTPAEIRRLTPVIFERLGLEWDKAAEPMSHLSRGQQQKVAVARSFLTSPVLMLLDEPTTGLDPRSKRDVQAFIRQVRAEHDATILLTTHDMDEAEKLCDRIAFLAGGRIAAEGTPEELRRRVAGGRPLELINMETVFMELTGRSIEEDEEPEEVAVGA